A DNA window from Dendropsophus ebraccatus isolate aDenEbr1 unplaced genomic scaffold, aDenEbr1.pat pat_scaffold_188_ctg1, whole genome shotgun sequence contains the following coding sequences:
- the LOC138775685 gene encoding posterior protein-like: protein MELVEKYVKKYSSANYQICADESLGDQLRALLAQCQVYNGKIDGKMFGKKLKKLKLSNEIALLVKVKEIAEEKEAKWQNERKQMRESIERVPESVVEIATGSSKEFENLKAEIDDVTERNNGLVELVERYELKAGSDKAHVISLESKISQMERMIAKLEGQLSEAKSQLFNKEQHILSLSSHNCRCEAANVCTVSSMDGGGAMDIVAVSGSPPTLTIQDRLELCKVLGQCNTSESPITLSNRFEAVVTQYRLSNRDAWSLLQAWLPGPLAAQLSLADIGDHCRGEELRRKELQRILGGRDTRGENALRKSRFRQQDDPILFCNNYLTLYRSVYNCPDMSQDDASFLYSMANRCNVDYTTRIALSNASSYERFINILRDWCEDSRDSYETSENISMVYRPRRRRYVRYCYRCGRTGHIKRFCNAPYIYPETEVHSLQQEIDSVQSEEEISTHLQEFTETCEETAKMEADPVTCEETANMEADPVIPAPESQTVQGPNIHKGETKKQQNPSCCKEQKEGVNIPVLEAISCVMHKGAYVGTNMDHTLYKSDTVSWSQVAEGKKKMNEWTEPI, encoded by the exons ATGGAACTTGTAGAAAAATATGTTAAGAAGTATTCTTCTGCTAACTATCAGATATGTGCAGATGAATCTCTGGGAGATCAGCTTAGGGCATTGTTAGCACAGTGCCAGGTATACAATGGTAAGATTGATGGTAAAATGTTTGGAAAGAAATTAAAGAAATTGAAATTAAGTAACGAGATTGCATTGCTGGTTAAGGTAAAGGAAATAGCTGAAGAGAAGGAGGCCAAGTGGCAGAATGAACGGAAGCAAATGAGAGAGAGTATAGAAAGGGTACCTGAGTCTGTGGTTGAAATTGCTACAGGGTCAAGCAAGGAGTTTGAAAATCTAAAAGCTGAGATagatgatgtcacagagaggAACAATGGGCTGGTAGAGTTGGTGGAGAGATATGAGCTGAAGGCTGGCTCAGACAAGGCCCATGTGATTTCTCTAGAGAGCAAGATCAGCCAAATGGAGAGGATGATTGCTAAATTAGAGGGGCAGTTGTCTGAAGCGAAATCCCAGCTGTTTAACAAGGAGCAGCATATCCTGTCCTTGTCTTCTCACAACTGTAGGTGTGAAGCAGCGAATGTTTGCACAGTCTCATCTATGGATGGGGGTGGTGCAATGGACATTGTGGCTGTATCTGGTAGCCCTCCAACTCTCACCATCCAGGACAGGCTGGAGCTGTGTAAAGTTCTTGGACAATGTAATACCAGTGAGTCACCAATAACTTTGTCTAATCGATTTGAAGCTGTAGTGACACAATATCGGTTAAGTAACAGAGATGCCTGGTCTCTGCTCCAAGCCTGGCTGCCAGGGCCACTTGCAGCACAGTTATCACTGGCAGATATAGGTGACCATTGTAGAGGTGAAGAATTAAGGAGGAAGGAACTGCAGCGTATCCTGGGTGGGCGAGACACTAGGGGTGAGAATGCCCTTAGAAAGTCCAGGTTCAGGCAGCAGGATGATCCTATATTGTTCTGTAACAATTATCTCACCCTATATAGGTCTGTGTACAACTGTCCAGACATGTCCCAGGATGATGCTAGTTTCCTATATTCAATGGCAAATCGTTGCAATGTAGATTACACTACAAGGATTGCTCTAAGTAATGCTAGCTCTTATGAGAGATTTATTAACATACTTAGGGACTGGTGTGAAGATTCTAGAGACAGTTATGAGACATCAGAAAATATATCTATGGTGTACAGACCTAGGAGGAGACGGTACGTTAGATATTGCTACAGATGTGGCAGGACAGGGCATATTAAACGGTTCTGTAATGCACCTTATATATATCCTGAGACAGAAGTCCATTCACTGCAGCAGGAGATTGATAGTGTCCAGTCTGAGGAGGAAATCTCCACCCATCTCCAAGAGTTCACAGAGACATGTGAGGAGACGGCTAAAATGGAGGCTGATCCTGTGACATGTGAGGAGACGGCTAACATGGAGGCTGACCCTGTTATACCTGCACCAGAGTCACAAACAGTGCAGGGTCCCAATATACACAAAGGAGAGACAAAGAAACAGCAAAATCCATCTTGTTGTAAAGAACAAAAGGAAGGTGTTAATATCCCAGT acTGGAGGCCATTAGTTGTGTGAT GCACAAAGGGGCGTATGTTGGAACCAACATGGACCACACCCTGTATAAATCTGATACAGTTTCATGGTCTCAGGTGGCAGAAGGCAAAAAGAAGATGAATGAATGGACTGAGCCTATTTAA